The genomic window CACAACAATACTCCGTCGCGACATTACCAGACACACAAACCTGCCGTTATTGACATTTACAGCCACCCTATGTAATCACACATTTGTGTAAATATCCCAACTTATTTTATCAAtatatctctatctatctataacaaaagtaaataataaacaaacaatgTAAGATACGAAACGGCTGTGTCAATGACGAGGCACTTGTTACCAATAGGCTAATGCcatttctgtttatttcttttttgtaacaCCGTACATGTAAtagttgttattaaatgttggaAACTGACCGAACAAAGTTTGGATGTATAAAGAAAATAAGTGCTGTACcttttgtttaataaatgcGCAGTAAATAATTACTTGGAGTCTTCCATCAGATGACCGGCAGTTTTGCAGTATTATGAAGGCATTCACATATCTACATCTGGGATACACTCCAGAAGACATTAATGAAGAGAAACAcgtaacattttaaatgttagtCCACAGGTATAGAGGTAAAACAAATACTGTACGTGATTTACAGTGcataaacaaaaaaatgcaattaaTCATCTGCTTCCAAAATCAAGTCTGagtaacaggaaaaaaaaagttgcgcGGATGGGTGTTGTCTTTAAATAACTTAAACCTTAAAAAACATGTCCATGTAAGGCAGTAATCATTCACCAGCATCTAAGGGTGAAGTCATGTCGTCCCATTAACAGAAGAAGTGGAAATGGAGAGGAGGGCTTCAGGGTATTACAACATCTCAAAGTTACATCAATATACTTTGCAGACAAGTACATGACGTTGTTTTGACTGCTATTTTCAAGCTGCTAGATTTACcacttcctcctgtttctcaACGTACGGTCAAGACGGGAAGCTCTTTATGCATCACTCTGTTTTACTGTTCTCACCCAGAGGTGAGACCTTCTCACAGAAGGTGatcgagtcaaactgacctgcagcaccagctgtcctctgaccaacaacaagaactacatctggtacctgaatgatcaacttctacagctgccagagcaccaaaacaaacacctggttctggatgtagtcacaactcagcatgcaggaaactactcctgtgctgtgaacactcagagagatgttagatctcctgaaaagacactcagagttcagagttcctcattaaaatggaccctggcggcagctgcaggagttggtgttgctctcctggtcttcacctcacttgtcatcatctggattatgtgggtgaaaatggtcactgttaaatcaagaactgtttcatttgtattatattgtatattaactcaggactttttggttgaaaatcagaaaaagcaagtttcccaatcaacattcaggacatgggatgtcagacaacattgagatggtaaatataatacAGTGTTcgataaatatttcaagttatcactgaagacccctccctcacgtgtttctaattgtataacaagtgacttcagactgaaaacactgaattgcatctggattAGAGGCTAGATCTTGgtggtttctcctcagcaaaaccctgaGAGCCACTATTAAAacgtggcaacagcaaaaacagtgcaagatgatcatcaatacagcagacttcacttcaccCGACAACACACCGATGATCTCTATGCCGCTCTTGTCTCAACTCACTGTCTCTACTCTCAACCTACCagctgacactggaaacaacattaaaagacatctaaatatgcaatagttttggtcttcattataatggttgtagtcctgtgttgggtgttaacgcagctcttaaagctcgtatgtatgtgatggtttcaggccgggtcaccacagctaaaatgaaatcagatatttctgtccttgaccttctagctcactgcagcaactttgtaataaaatgtaaaggacaagatcatggaaaatctataaaaatgcatgacacaGATGCTTCACTAGAGGTCCTTTTAaaaccacaaataatagcaggaaATGGAGATTTGAAGGTACATGCCaactttacaaagttctcttcctgttttagcagatgtgtgttgagttcataagaaGAGCGTCGGTGACATagatcatacttgtatgtttttactttgttgccgttaaaggcagtttcatattaatcttaaaacacattttaagttgaaaacagcaatgtttgcaacaaaacttgtatttgccgttgttggtttcatcctcaactcaggtaggaataatttttttgtgcgtttgttagagagaatctatgtttgatactttgtgagttggagtttagttaacatcaaaagcatcataagcttATAAAACCTCatgtggtgtttgatgacaaaactaacagtgcatgaagttaatggtgagcctccaggttttcacttgtgcttctctctgctgaaggggttctggggaaaggcagcagcatctgtgccttaaaaggtacttcattgaatcttcctgctcagctgaacattctacaatcccaaaatggttcaagctgtATGGAACCaagtggacagaagtgttggtaaatggaaatagtctaaaacaccagatatctaaagatacccacccgactttatcagtcacgggtttaacaaaggacgacaaaacctcttactgctgcaatgagaaaccagaaaactgccataaagaccacattcagctcactgttacaggtaaacttgatgactgactaactttaaagagaaagggacgagtttgtgctaattctctgtatctttctcttcatctcagccctgcaggtgaaggtgtttcccaccacagacggacagacggtaacactgatgtgcagcaccgcATGTAATTTGACTGAAAAACGtgctgcctacatctggtacaggaactcagagcttctctatcaagactggtctccatggtaccaggagatggtcaccagtgacaaaacagtcagatactcctgcgccatcaaaggctacgaggctctcagagctcctgcagtcacagtgggtcagttatgttTCGCTGGCGTTTCAACCAAcaaagtaatcctgcagtttatttaatctgaacttAATCCAGCAACCtgttctctctccacccagagtcggtctcctctacctgctttacggtgtcctacaatgatgggagaatatgtttgtacaaccacacttcagtgaaaggaccctgctccatcacgtaccccacaggttcactttctccatcactcacaatcaatcctctcacaacactgatcctttcatcattttacccttcatttgtttgtgttttgttactgttacgtagttcccatttacagtaccctCACTTTCActatcacaggttttcttcagtttatatgtgttatctgtatttttctacttttaaccatgattctatgtttaccatcttctctcagaaatatatgttgaaaagactccaaggaagggtcatgtcaaactgagctgtaacaccagctgtcctcccacaaacactcaatggtacaagaacagagaaatgcATATAGAGCCATTACAACTAATACCCAACATTTctcaagacaacttcctgtgtgctgtcagtggtgtcaaggagctgcagtctgatgaagtctgtgagtatcaccaaacctgtggcctgaacatagaaacaagataaagttttgatgtggttttatcataaatccttacgaatttgagatgcaacagtcagaaaaaaatcataattaaagaatccactcaaaaatgtcaaggtttaaagtgaatttcctttgagtttcatcaaaactgacactgtctttgctttcatctgtcaggtgctgctgacaaatcctgcctgactgtgaattatataaaaaagagaatctgtgctttggaaggttcctcagtaaacatctcaagtaaatattccagttcaaagtacacaaaatccaaggctaaacactggtctagaataatctggaatggtgagaaggaggagagaaggaatgtattgaaaactgatcattttacatatcatgaggaccaagagaagcagattaacacactgtcaattaaatctgtgaagcaaaatgactcagcagaatacagattcaggcaccaagatgacaacacaagtcagaaacccAAGCTGGTTCAAGCTGGATGGAACcacgtggacagaagtgttggtaaatggaagtagactaaaacaccagatatctaaaaatacccacccgactttatcagtTACGGATTTAAaaaaggacgacaaaacctcttactgctgcaatgagaaaccagaaaactgccatgaagaccacattcagctcactgttacaggtaaacttgatgactgactaactttaaagagaaagggacgagtttgtgtgctaattctctgtatctttctcttcatctcagccctgcaggtgaaggtgtttcccaccacagacggacagacggtaacactgatgtgcagcaccgccTGTACGCTGACTGGCAGacctgctgcctacatctggtacaggaactcagagcttctctatcaagactggtctccatggtaccaggagatggtcaccagtgacaaaacagctGGTGCCGTTCTGGGGCAGGTGCCGGTTTTATATATATGCCCAGCAAGCCGGCGAAATATGGCCTAAAAATATTCTGGATGTGCGATGCAAGGGTGCCTTACACAATAGACGGAACTGTCTACACAGGGAGGCAGCCAGGAGAGGAGATTAAGAAGAAGCTTGGGGAGACTGTTGTCCAACAATTGTGCAGTGGGATCAGAGGGACAGGTGAATGCATATTATCAGTTCTATCCATGTTTACAGTCTTTCATACtgtgtaattttatttaaatggtttCTTTGTAAgcaaaatagaatagaataaataagaatgaaagaaagaataaatgtgAGATCAgtgaatttaattttaattctaTGTGTATACTGATAAAGTGcaatctttttttcctcccatagGCCGCAACATCACGATGGACAACTTTTTCACCAGTGTCCCTCTGGCT from Takifugu flavidus isolate HTHZ2018 unplaced genomic scaffold, ASM371156v2 ctg620, whole genome shotgun sequence includes these protein-coding regions:
- the LOC130520976 gene encoding uncharacterized protein LOC130520976, encoding MCSTACNLTEKRAAYIWYRNSELLYQDWSPWYQEMVTSDKTVRYSCAIKGYEALRAPAVTVESVSSTCFTVSYNDGRICLYNHTSVKGPCSITYPTEIYVEKTPRKGHVKLSCNTSCPPTNTQWYKNREMHIEPLQLIPNISQDNFLCAVSGVKELQSDEVCAADKSCLTVNYIKKRICALEGSSVNISSKYSSSKYTKSKAKHWSRIIWNGEKEERRNVLKTDHFTYHEDQEKQINTLSIKSVKQNDSAEYRFRHQDDNTSQKPKLVQAGWNHVDRSVGKWK